CGGAATAGGTAATATATTCATAAGCGCTAACGCCATTGATAATAAACCCACCAAACTCCAAAATTTCACCCAATCCACTTGTCCACCGAACATTCTGGCAATCCCCACAGGGCCTGATAAAGCCTTATTCGCCTTTACTTGCCCGGTAACCACCTTACCTAGAGCCTTAGCATTATCTGTCAAAGAGCCCCACGCTTTAGCCGCACCCACTGGAAGAGCTTCTAAAAAGCCATATTTAACCTGCTCCTGGGGAATACGACTAAGATCCCTTCCAGTATAAACACCCAATTTTCCTTCGGCATCGATTTTGGCCTGCACCGTATCCACCGTGCCCGCCCTGGAAAAAACAATGGTTGCTTCTTTATTTTTACTTGCTTGCAGCTGCTCCGTCATCTGATCCCAAAAAATAATAGGTTGCTGATTGATAGCTATTAAACTATCGCCCTCTTTTAGACCTACTTTTTCAGCGATCCCCCCCTCTTCCAACTGTTCGATTTGTTTAATTCTTATACGAGGTATTACAAATTCATCTATGCCTAAATCAGAAACCTCATTTAATATATCACCGGGAACAGTTAAATCAATCAGTTCACCGTTTCTTAGAATAGTTAATTTTGTGTTTCCCAGTAAGACCTTTGGACTACGCACGTCTTCAAACCGTACTACACGTTCATCATCAATAGCGGTAATTAAATCACCTGCTTGCAGGCCCACCTGCTTACCAATAATCCCCGGGGCCAAACCATCAGCTAATTTATCATTTGGAATAAACGTTTCTCCGTAACGGAGTGTAAGCATCCAAAAAATAAATATCCCTAAAATAATATTGACAATAATTCCCGCCAACATGACAATTAGTCGTTGCCAAGCGGGTTTAGATCGGAACTCCCAAGGCTGTGGTTCTCCTTTTAACTGATCGGTGTCCATGGATTCATCGATCATACCGGCAATCTTCACATAACCTCCCAAAGGTAGCCATCCAATGCCGTATTCACATCCTTTATAGTTAAACTTAAAGAGCTTTACGCCCCATGCATCAAAAAAAAGATAAAACTTTTCAACTTTTATTCCAAAGGCTCGGGCAGCTAAAAAGTGTCCCAATTCATGTAAAACAATCAAAATAGACAGACCAAGCAATAATTGGCCCGCCATAATTAATCCACTCATTCTCTATTTTTCTATTTGATATACTTTTTTCTTTTTTGTTACTAATTGTTCGGCAAAAAGTCTTGCCTCCTTATCCGTTTGCAAATAATCATCAAGCTTGGGTGAGGCGATGAATGGAATCTTCTGAAGCGTTTCACTGATGATCGTACTCATTTCCCTAAAACCGGTTTCATCACGCAAAAATGCTGCCACAGCCACTTCGTTGGCAGCGTTTAACACACATGGCATATTGCCTCCACTTCTTAAGGCATCAAAAGCAAGCGCTAGATTTGCAAAAGTCTTTGTATCGGGTTGTTCAAAGCTTAGGCATGGGTGCTTTAGAAAATCAAAACGTTCAAAGGTATTCGCTAACCTACCAGGATAAGTCAGTGCATATTGTATAGGTAATTTCATATCTGGCAATCCCATCTGCGCCTTTAGTGAACCGTCTTTAAACTGCACTAGCGAATGTATGATTGACTGCGGATGAACAACCACCTCAATTTGATCCACATCCAATCCAAAAAGCCATTTCGCTTCAATCACTTCCAAACCTTTATTCATCAATGAAGCCGAATCGATTGTGATTTTTTGTCCCATTACCCAGTTGGGGTGCATGAGTGCCTCTTTCTTAGTGATGGTTGATAAAGAAGTGGCATCCTTACCTCTGAAAGGCCCTCCTGAGGCTGTCAGATATATTTTTTCCAGTGTGCTTTTTTCCTCACCCACTAAACATTGATAAATAGCAGAATGCTCGGAGTCTACTGGCAAAATGGCCACCTCATTTTTTTCTGCTAACTTCATGATAAGTTCTCCGGCCACCACTAGCGTTTCCTTATTAGCCAGGGCAATATTTTTACCCGATTTTATAGCCGCGATTGTGGGTTTCAACCCTGCAAACCCTACTAATGCAGTCAACACGATATCTATCAATGGCCGCTGCACTACTTCTTCCAAGGCCTGCTGTCCACTCAGCACTTCGATACCTTTTGAGCCAAGCACTTCGTCAACCGCAGCACGCTTACTTTCATCCGTAATGACCACAACCTTTGGCAGGAATTCCATTGCCTGTTCAATTAACAATGTCGCATTGCCAGCGGCAGTCAACACTTCGACATCAAACAGCTCCCGATGTTCTCTAACAACAGATAAAGCCTGTGTGCCGATACTTCCAGTAGCTCCTAATATTGCAATTCTCTTCTTTTTGATCACTTAATATAGTTTTCTAATTGATCAGCAATTATACGATCATTTGCCAGACGAGGCAGCTTGTTCTGTCCTCCTAATTTCCCCAAAGATCGCATATAATTTATAAAACTTCCCTTCTTCATTGATCTGATGATTAAAGGTTGCAGGATTTTGCCTTCGATCAAGTCGAAATAATAGCTATTTTTACGTTGGAGCTCTTGATCCACTTTAGCTCGGAATTCGTTCAAATTAACCGGTAGAGTTCCAAATTCAATAAACCATTCGTGATATGGCAATTCGCCCACTGGTGGATTGACCTGCGGAGCCACCGTAAACTCTGTAACTTCCACCCCTTCACTTCTGGCAACGCTCATCAATGCATGTTCCACTTCTTCGCCAATTACATGTTCACCAAAGGCAGATATAAAATGTTTTATCCTCCCAGATACCACAATTCTGTAGGGGTTTAAAGATACAAATTTAACCGTATCTCCTAAATTGTAAGCCCAAAGCCCAGCATTGGTACTTAGTATAAGGGCATAATTTCTGTTTAATTCCACTTCCGATAAGCTTAACCTGGTAGGTTGCTCATGAAAAACTTCCTCTGCAGGAACAAATTCGTAAAATATACCCGAATCAGGCAGCAATAACATCCCCTTTTCTTTTTGGCTATCTTGAAAAGCAATAAAACCTTCCGAAGCAGGATACGTTTCTATCGAGTCGATCCTTTTACCAACGATCTCCTCCAAACGGCTTCTATAGGGTTCGAAATTCACGCCTCCATATACAAAGAGACTGAAATTTCTAAAGATATCTTTTATTCTTTTACCATTTGTTCTTGCAAATAACCTTTCAAAATACATTTGGACCCACGGAGGGATACCTGATATTAGCCGCATATCTTCATGGAGCGTTTCCTCAACAATTTTATCAACTTTTGACTCCCAGTCCCCCATGCAATTTGTTTGAAAACTTGGTAATCGATTACGTTGTAAATAGGTTGGCACATAATGGGCAACGATACCCGATAAACGGCCAATTTTAATACCATTTTTCTCTTGCATAAGTGGACTTCCCTGCAAAAAGATCATCTTCCCTTCTACAAAAGAAGTATTTCCAGTTTCATGAATATAACTTAGTAAAGCATTTCTTGCAGCATTAATATGCTCGGGCATAGAATCTTTGGTTAGGGGTATATATTTCACTCCTGAGGTCGTACCTGAAGTTTTTGCCATATATAACGGCTTCCCGGGCCACAGCACATCGATTTTACCAGAAAGCACCTGTTCGATATAAGGTTTAAGTCCTTCGTAATCTCTTATTGGTACCTTTTCTTTAAAATCAGCGTACGAACGTATACCATCAAACTCATGATCATTTCCAAACGCTGTATGCTTGGCAGATGAAATCAGTTGTTTGAACACCTTCTCTTGCGATTCTACCGC
This Olivibacter sp. SDN3 DNA region includes the following protein-coding sequences:
- a CDS encoding GH3 auxin-responsive promoter family protein, whose amino-acid sequence is MGIKAALSKPFAAFVVRKINKWRKSAVESQEKVFKQLISSAKHTAFGNDHEFDGIRSYADFKEKVPIRDYEGLKPYIEQVLSGKIDVLWPGKPLYMAKTSGTTSGVKYIPLTKDSMPEHINAARNALLSYIHETGNTSFVEGKMIFLQGSPLMQEKNGIKIGRLSGIVAHYVPTYLQRNRLPSFQTNCMGDWESKVDKIVEETLHEDMRLISGIPPWVQMYFERLFARTNGKRIKDIFRNFSLFVYGGVNFEPYRSRLEEIVGKRIDSIETYPASEGFIAFQDSQKEKGMLLLPDSGIFYEFVPAEEVFHEQPTRLSLSEVELNRNYALILSTNAGLWAYNLGDTVKFVSLNPYRIVVSGRIKHFISAFGEHVIGEEVEHALMSVARSEGVEVTEFTVAPQVNPPVGELPYHEWFIEFGTLPVNLNEFRAKVDQELQRKNSYYFDLIEGKILQPLIIRSMKKGSFINYMRSLGKLGGQNKLPRLANDRIIADQLENYIK
- a CDS encoding 1-deoxy-D-xylulose-5-phosphate reductoisomerase, with protein sequence MKKKRIAILGATGSIGTQALSVVREHRELFDVEVLTAAGNATLLIEQAMEFLPKVVVITDESKRAAVDEVLGSKGIEVLSGQQALEEVVQRPLIDIVLTALVGFAGLKPTIAAIKSGKNIALANKETLVVAGELIMKLAEKNEVAILPVDSEHSAIYQCLVGEEKSTLEKIYLTASGGPFRGKDATSLSTITKKEALMHPNWVMGQKITIDSASLMNKGLEVIEAKWLFGLDVDQIEVVVHPQSIIHSLVQFKDGSLKAQMGLPDMKLPIQYALTYPGRLANTFERFDFLKHPCLSFEQPDTKTFANLALAFDALRSGGNMPCVLNAANEVAVAAFLRDETGFREMSTIISETLQKIPFIASPKLDDYLQTDKEARLFAEQLVTKKKKVYQIEK
- the rseP gene encoding RIP metalloprotease RseP, with protein sequence MSGLIMAGQLLLGLSILIVLHELGHFLAARAFGIKVEKFYLFFDAWGVKLFKFNYKGCEYGIGWLPLGGYVKIAGMIDESMDTDQLKGEPQPWEFRSKPAWQRLIVMLAGIIVNIILGIFIFWMLTLRYGETFIPNDKLADGLAPGIIGKQVGLQAGDLITAIDDERVVRFEDVRSPKVLLGNTKLTILRNGELIDLTVPGDILNEVSDLGIDEFVIPRIRIKQIEQLEEGGIAEKVGLKEGDSLIAINQQPIIFWDQMTEQLQASKNKEATIVFSRAGTVDTVQAKIDAEGKLGVYTGRDLSRIPQEQVKYGFLEALPVGAAKAWGSLTDNAKALGKVVTGQVKANKALSGPVGIARMFGGQVDWVKFWSLVGLLSMALALMNILPIPALDGGHALFLVVEMIKGKPLSDKFMERAQVVGFIIIVALMIFALGNDIMKAVGDKLP